In one window of Macadamia integrifolia cultivar HAES 741 chromosome 2, SCU_Mint_v3, whole genome shotgun sequence DNA:
- the LOC122094392 gene encoding secreted RxLR effector protein 161-like yields the protein MTEDNSQSVVVVYVDDLIFGGHCDKLYQQFVEKMRTKVEMSMLGELSYFLGFPVSEQEDDIFVSQIKYVKEMLKKFGMEDSKPMGTPMAVGCKLSSNGESPIVDQTLYRSMIGRFLYLTSSRIDILQLVCLVARFQASPKEAHLLAVKRILRYLKGTLEYGLWYPKTNNFIVTAFSDADWAGSIDDRKITSGGAFFLGKSSVAWHRKKHESVSLSIAEAEYIVATTSCTQVIWMKRQISDFSIHSDEPV from the coding sequence ATGACTGAGGACAATAGTCAATCGGTGGtagttgtgtatgtagatgacctAATCTTTGGGGGCCATTGTGACAAACTGTATCAACAATTTGTAGAAAAGATGAGGACAAAGGTTGAGATGTCAATGCTTGGTGAATTATCCTATTTTCTTGGGTTTCCAGTAAGTGAACAGGAGGATGACATCTTTGTATCTCAAATAAAGTATGTCAAAGAAATGTTGAAAAAGTTTGGAATGGAGGATAGCAAACCTATGGGAACACCTATGGCAGTTGGTTGCAAGTTGAGTTCAAATGGTGAGTCACCAATAGTGGATCAGACCttgtataggtcaatgattgggaGGTTTCTATACTTGACATCATCAAGGATTGACATTCTTCAGTTAGTATGCTTAGTGGCAAGATTTCAAGCTAGTCCTAAGGAAGCTCACTTATTAGCAGTAAAAAGGATATTGAGATATCTTAAGGGGACGTTAGAGTATGGGTTGTGGTACCCAAAGACTAACAATTTTATTGTCACAGCATtctcagatgcagattgggctggtAGCATTGATGACAGAAAAATCACCAGTGGCGGTGCATTCTTTTTGGGAAAAAGTTCAGTTGCTTGGCACAGAAAAAAGCATGAGTCAGTTTCATTATCTATagcagaggcagagtacatagTAGCAACAACCAGTTGTACTCAAGTCATTTGGATGAAGAGGCAAATTTCTGATTTTAGCATTCACAGTGATGAACCAGTGTGA